Proteins found in one Subtercola endophyticus genomic segment:
- a CDS encoding ABC transporter ATP-binding protein, translating to MSDTVSDTVTPRAAAEARGVSKIYGTGHSATTALDNVDLQIGAGSLTAIMGPSGSGKSTLMHVFAGLDNATHGTVIIGDTDITHLDDNALTLLRRRQLGFVFQAFNLVPTLSVLGNVTLPFELDGRKPSTAELAWVRELLGRLGLGMLETRRPHELSGGQQQRVAIARALAMRPQLIFADEPTGNLDSRSSREVLTLLRDLTREYAQTVVLVTHDPVAASHADRVIFIADGAIARDVVGTSDAKALSDIILSLEVAA from the coding sequence ATGAGCGACACCGTGAGCGACACCGTCACACCCAGAGCCGCCGCCGAGGCCCGCGGGGTGAGCAAGATCTACGGAACAGGGCACAGCGCCACCACAGCCCTCGACAACGTCGACCTGCAGATCGGCGCAGGCAGTCTCACCGCGATCATGGGCCCGAGCGGCTCGGGCAAGTCGACCCTCATGCACGTATTCGCGGGTCTCGACAACGCCACGCACGGCACCGTCATCATCGGCGACACCGACATCACGCACCTCGACGACAACGCGCTCACCCTTCTGCGTCGACGACAGCTCGGCTTCGTCTTTCAGGCCTTCAACCTCGTGCCCACCCTCTCGGTACTGGGCAACGTGACCCTGCCCTTCGAGCTCGACGGCCGCAAACCTTCCACCGCAGAACTCGCCTGGGTGCGCGAGCTGCTCGGTCGGCTCGGGCTCGGGATGCTCGAAACCCGCCGCCCGCATGAACTCTCTGGTGGCCAGCAGCAGCGGGTCGCGATCGCTCGTGCTCTGGCGATGCGGCCCCAACTGATTTTCGCCGACGAGCCCACCGGCAACCTCGACTCCCGGTCGAGTCGCGAGGTGCTGACGCTGCTGCGCGATCTGACCCGCGAATACGCGCAGACGGTAGTACTGGTGACTCACGACCCCGTCGCCGCATCGCACGCCGACCGAGTGATCTTCATCGCCGACGGAGCCATCGCCCGCGACGTGGTCGGCACCAGCGACGCGAAGGCTCTCTCTGACATCATTCTGAGCCTCGAGGTCGCCGCATGA